A section of the Petrimonas sulfuriphila genome encodes:
- the rpsJ gene encoding 30S ribosomal protein S10, with amino-acid sequence MSQKIRIKLKSYDYSLVDKSAEKIVKTVKATGAVVSGPIPLPTHKRIFTVNRSTFVNKKSREQFELSSFKRLIDIYSSTAKTVDALMKLELPSGVEVEIKV; translated from the coding sequence ATGAGCCAAAAAATCAGAATTAAACTGAAGTCCTACGATTACAGCCTGGTGGATAAATCTGCAGAAAAAATCGTAAAAACCGTAAAAGCTACGGGTGCAGTAGTAAGCGGACCCATTCCGTTGCCCACACACAAACGCATATTTACTGTGAACCGCTCTACATTCGTAAACAAAAAATCGCGCGAGCAATTCGAACTCTCGTCTTTCAAGCGGCTGATCGATATCTACAGCTCAACGGCAAAAACCGTTGACGCGCTGATGAAGCTTGAATTGCCGAGTGGGGTAGAAGTAGAAATCAAAGTGTAA
- a CDS encoding RNA polymerase sigma factor: MSHDKFHRIILPLKDKLFRLAWSIVRDSAEAEDIVQDVFLKLWSKNNEWENIENLEAYCFRATKNLALDRVESLSIRRTENIAPELENGIFTDHVTPFFKLVETERNTLIYRCINQLSESQKAVFQLREIEGMSYKEIAQVLDISEDLVKVNLFRARNKLKELLSGKQE, encoded by the coding sequence ATGAGTCACGATAAATTCCATCGGATCATTTTACCGCTAAAGGATAAACTCTTCCGGCTTGCGTGGAGCATCGTGAGAGATTCCGCCGAAGCCGAAGACATTGTACAAGACGTGTTTTTGAAGCTTTGGTCGAAAAATAACGAGTGGGAAAACATCGAGAATCTGGAAGCCTATTGTTTCCGCGCTACAAAAAACCTGGCGCTCGACAGAGTGGAGTCTCTATCGATACGAAGAACAGAAAATATTGCTCCTGAATTGGAAAACGGAATTTTTACCGATCACGTAACGCCGTTTTTCAAACTGGTGGAAACCGAAAGGAACACATTAATATATAGGTGCATTAATCAACTGTCGGAAAGCCAGAAAGCGGTGTTTCAACTGCGTGAGATTGAAGGAATGAGTTACAAGGAAATAGCGCAAGTATTGGATATTAGCGAAGATTTGGTAAAAGTGAACCTCTTTAGGGCTAGAAATAAATTGAAAGAATTATTATCGGGTAAACAAGAATGA
- the rpsL gene encoding 30S ribosomal protein S12 encodes MPTIQQLVRKGRTVIEEKSKSRALDSCPQRRGVCVRVYTTTPKKPNSAMRKVARVRLTNTKEVNAYIPGEGHNLQEHSIVLVRGGRVKDLPGVRYHIVRGTLDTAGVNGRTQRRSKYGAKRPKPGAVAKPGAKKK; translated from the coding sequence ATGCCTACAATTCAACAATTAGTAAGAAAAGGCCGTACGGTTATAGAAGAGAAAAGTAAATCCCGTGCGCTTGATTCGTGTCCGCAAAGACGCGGTGTCTGCGTGAGGGTTTATACTACTACTCCCAAAAAACCAAACTCAGCAATGAGGAAAGTGGCTCGTGTACGTTTAACTAACACTAAGGAGGTGAACGCTTATATTCCGGGCGAAGGGCACAACTTGCAGGAGCACTCTATTGTATTGGTGCGTGGCGGTCGTGTTAAAGACCTTCCGGGTGTACGTTATCACATTGTTCGCGGAACATTGGATACTGCCGGGGTAAATGGCCGTACTCAACGTCGTTCTAAATATGGAGCTAAGCGTCCTAAACCGGGAGCAGTTGCCAAGCCGGGTGCAAAGAAGAAATAA
- a CDS encoding DUF4252 domain-containing protein: MRKIFLVLFTLFLATSTFANDFITRFLKECVETERPVSNVNIGKAMLNKMASNTSDEELKTTFRELNSIRIITTENKADSKFYFEKAKEMASSEFTDYKEVVSVNERRSKINILMKKTDEKTQDLILMALDDDSKLTIITVSGNIDFNSISKISDSLRKGEAEEPVLEKGNEKNN, translated from the coding sequence ATGAGAAAAATTTTTCTGGTCTTGTTTACGTTGTTTTTGGCAACTTCAACCTTTGCAAACGATTTCATTACGAGATTCCTGAAGGAGTGCGTCGAAACGGAACGGCCGGTAAGTAACGTAAACATAGGGAAAGCGATGCTTAACAAAATGGCGTCGAATACCAGCGATGAAGAACTAAAGACAACTTTTCGCGAGTTAAACAGCATTCGCATCATTACAACAGAAAACAAAGCAGACTCAAAATTCTATTTTGAAAAAGCAAAAGAGATGGCATCCAGCGAATTCACAGACTACAAGGAGGTAGTATCGGTGAATGAAAGGAGGTCGAAAATAAATATCCTGATGAAAAAAACCGACGAGAAAACGCAGGATCTTATCCTTATGGCATTGGATGACGACAGTAAACTGACCATCATAACCGTTTCGGGGAATATAGACTTCAACTCAATCTCGAAAATTTCCGACTCATTGCGGAAAGGAGAAGCAGAAGAACCTGTTTTAGAGAAAGGAAACGAAAAAAACAACTGA
- the rpsG gene encoding 30S ribosomal protein S7, with product MRKTKPKKRQVLPDPVYGDVRVTKFVNHLMYDGKKSISYDIFYSALDTVKAKLPNEEKPALEIWKAALDNITPQVEVKSRRVGGATFQVPTEIRPERKESISMKNLILYARKRGGKTMADKLAAEIVDAYNNQGGSYKRKEDMHRMAEANRAFAHFRF from the coding sequence ATGAGAAAAACAAAACCTAAAAAAAGACAGGTTCTACCCGATCCTGTATATGGTGATGTAAGGGTGACAAAGTTTGTTAACCACCTTATGTATGACGGAAAGAAGAGTATATCTTACGATATTTTCTATTCTGCATTGGATACAGTGAAGGCTAAATTGCCCAACGAAGAAAAACCGGCTCTCGAGATTTGGAAAGCCGCATTAGACAATATAACACCGCAGGTTGAAGTGAAATCACGCCGTGTTGGCGGAGCAACATTTCAGGTGCCTACAGAAATTCGTCCCGAAAGAAAAGAATCCATTTCAATGAAAAACCTCATTCTTTATGCTCGCAAAAGAGGAGGTAAGACGATGGCAGACAAACTGGCTGCTGAGATCGTTGATGCGTATAACAATCAGGGTGGATCATATAAACGTAAAGAAGATATGCATAGAATGGCAGAAGCGAACAGGGCTTTTGCACATTTCAGATTTTAA
- the rplW gene encoding 50S ribosomal protein L23 encodes MGVIIKPIFTEKQTAVTEKFENRYGFIVVPGANKVEIKNAIESLYNVHVEQVNTMKYDGKLRSRYTKSGVVTGSTPSYKKAIVTLKKGETIDLFSNI; translated from the coding sequence ATGGGAGTAATTATAAAACCAATTTTTACAGAAAAACAAACCGCGGTTACCGAGAAGTTCGAAAACCGTTACGGTTTCATTGTAGTTCCCGGAGCTAACAAAGTAGAAATCAAAAATGCAATTGAATCGCTCTACAATGTTCACGTAGAACAGGTGAATACAATGAAATACGATGGCAAGCTGAGAAGCCGCTACACAAAATCCGGTGTTGTTACCGGTAGCACGCCATCTTATAAAAAAGCAATTGTAACCTTGAAAAAAGGTGAAACAATCGATTTATTCAGCAATATCTAA
- the rplD gene encoding 50S ribosomal protein L4 has product MELSIYNINGEVTDKKVTLNDSIFGIEPNDHVIWLDVKHYLANQRQGTHKSKERNEIAGSTRKLIRQKGSGGARRGDIKSPVMVGGGRVFGPKPRDYGFKLNKKEKALARRSALSLKARNEAIWVVEDFNFDAPRTKNFAELTKKLQLADKKLLFVLPSQNKNVYLSARNLPGVEIITASDINTYKIMNCGNLVLTESSVAVIDDLLKA; this is encoded by the coding sequence ATGGAATTAAGCATATACAATATCAACGGAGAGGTAACAGATAAAAAGGTGACACTCAATGATTCCATTTTCGGAATTGAACCTAACGATCATGTTATCTGGTTAGACGTAAAACATTATTTGGCTAACCAGCGTCAGGGTACGCACAAATCGAAAGAGAGAAATGAAATAGCTGGAAGCACCCGCAAGCTCATTCGCCAGAAAGGGAGTGGTGGTGCACGCCGTGGCGACATCAAATCGCCGGTTATGGTAGGCGGAGGCCGGGTCTTTGGTCCTAAACCACGTGATTACGGCTTTAAGCTCAACAAAAAGGAAAAAGCATTGGCACGTCGTTCAGCACTTTCATTAAAAGCCAGAAACGAAGCTATTTGGGTAGTGGAAGATTTCAACTTCGACGCACCCAGAACGAAGAACTTTGCTGAGCTAACAAAAAAACTGCAACTGGCTGATAAAAAGCTACTTTTCGTTTTGCCAAGTCAAAATAAAAACGTATATTTGTCGGCTCGAAATTTACCGGGAGTTGAGATTATAACTGCTTCAGACATAAATACATACAAAATTATGAACTGTGGGAATTTAGTGCTCACGGAATCGTCTGTTGCGGTAATTGATGATTTACTTAAAGCATAA
- the rplC gene encoding 50S ribosomal protein L3 has protein sequence MPGLIGKKIGMTSVFSAEGKNVPCTVIEVGPCVVTQVKTVENDGYDAIQLGFEDKKDKHTPNGEKGHFKKAGVTPKRHLAEFKGFGNDYKLGSEITVDLFNDAVYVDVIGTSKGKGFQGVVKRHGFGGVGQSTHGQHNRLRAPGSIGACSYPAKVFKGTRMGGQMGNERVTVQNLQVIKVIPEHNLLLLKGSIPGCKGSIVAIEK, from the coding sequence ATGCCAGGATTAATTGGAAAAAAAATCGGAATGACATCCGTTTTCAGTGCCGAGGGGAAAAATGTTCCATGCACTGTTATCGAAGTAGGTCCTTGCGTGGTTACTCAGGTAAAGACCGTTGAAAATGACGGTTACGACGCTATTCAACTTGGGTTTGAAGATAAAAAAGACAAACACACACCCAACGGCGAAAAAGGTCATTTTAAAAAAGCCGGAGTTACCCCGAAGAGACACTTGGCCGAGTTCAAAGGATTTGGAAACGACTACAAGTTGGGGTCCGAAATCACTGTTGATCTTTTTAACGATGCCGTTTACGTGGACGTGATCGGGACATCGAAAGGAAAAGGGTTTCAAGGTGTAGTAAAACGCCACGGTTTCGGTGGTGTAGGACAGTCCACACACGGGCAGCATAACCGTTTGCGTGCCCCGGGTTCTATCGGAGCCTGTTCGTATCCCGCGAAAGTATTTAAAGGTACTCGTATGGGCGGCCAGATGGGTAATGAGCGGGTAACCGTTCAAAATCTTCAGGTGATTAAAGTAATTCCCGAACACAATCTTTTATTGTTGAAAGGTTCGATTCCGGGATGTAAAGGTTCAATTGTAGCAATAGAAAAATAA
- the fusA gene encoding elongation factor G — translation MAKGSKEALIFTRNIGIMAHIDAGKTTTSERILFYTGLTHKIGEVHDGAATMDWMEQEQERGITISSAATTANWKYNDKTYKINLIDTPGHVDFTVEVERSLRILDGAVAAFCAVGGVEPQSETVWRQADKYKVPRIGYVNKMDRSGANFFEVVRQVKEVLGATPCPIQIPIGAEENFKGVVDLITMKALYWHDETMGAEYHIEEIPVDLLDEANEWREKMLETVAEFDDVLMEKFFDDPSTITEDEVRAAVRKGTLSMQINPMICGSSFKNKGVQTLLDAVCSYLPSPVDTDAIEGVDPRDTDKIVVRRPDPNEPMCALAFKIATDPYVGRLCFFRVYSGELEAGSYVYNPRSGKKERISRLFQMHSNKQNPKEFIGCGDIGAGVGFKDIRTGDTLCEESKPIVLESMDFPDPVIGIAVEPKTQKDLDKLSVGLAKLAEEDPTFTVKTDEETGQTVISGMGELHLEIIIDRLKREFKVEANQGRPQVSYKEAITKPVELREVYKKQTGGRGKFADIIVRVEPADADFEGELQFIDEVKGGNIPKEYIPSIQKGFARAMKNGVLAGYALDKLKVTVIDGSYHPVDSDQLSFEICAIQAFRSASEKAGPVLKEPIMKVEVVTPEESMGDVISDLNKRRGQIEGMESNRSGARIVKAKTPLSEMFGYVTSLRTITSGRATSTMSFDHFEEVSPSIARQVLTEVKGRVDLIK, via the coding sequence ATGGCAAAAGGTTCAAAAGAAGCATTAATTTTCACTCGCAATATAGGTATCATGGCGCACATTGATGCCGGCAAGACGACTACGTCGGAACGTATCTTGTTTTACACGGGATTAACCCATAAAATTGGAGAGGTACACGATGGGGCGGCCACGATGGACTGGATGGAGCAGGAGCAGGAGCGGGGTATAACCATTTCTTCTGCGGCCACAACCGCGAACTGGAAATATAATGACAAAACATACAAAATTAATCTAATTGATACTCCGGGACACGTTGACTTCACCGTAGAAGTTGAGCGTTCATTGCGTATTCTCGACGGAGCCGTGGCGGCATTTTGTGCCGTAGGTGGGGTTGAGCCGCAATCGGAAACTGTGTGGCGTCAGGCAGATAAATACAAAGTGCCGCGAATTGGTTACGTGAATAAGATGGACCGTTCTGGGGCTAACTTTTTTGAGGTAGTTCGTCAGGTAAAAGAAGTACTTGGTGCAACTCCTTGTCCCATCCAAATCCCCATAGGCGCAGAAGAGAACTTCAAGGGCGTGGTGGATTTGATTACAATGAAAGCGTTGTATTGGCACGATGAGACCATGGGTGCTGAGTATCACATAGAGGAGATACCTGTTGATTTATTGGATGAAGCCAACGAGTGGAGAGAAAAGATGCTCGAAACGGTTGCTGAGTTCGATGATGTGTTGATGGAGAAGTTTTTCGACGATCCTTCAACCATCACGGAGGATGAGGTGAGAGCAGCTGTAAGGAAGGGAACACTTTCCATGCAGATAAATCCGATGATCTGTGGCTCTTCATTCAAAAACAAAGGAGTACAAACGTTGCTGGATGCTGTTTGTTCTTACTTGCCCAGCCCGGTCGACACCGATGCTATTGAGGGCGTTGATCCGAGAGATACAGACAAAATAGTCGTCAGACGTCCTGATCCTAACGAGCCGATGTGCGCCCTGGCGTTCAAAATCGCGACTGACCCATATGTGGGACGTCTCTGTTTCTTTCGTGTTTATTCGGGAGAACTGGAAGCAGGTTCTTACGTTTATAATCCCCGATCGGGGAAAAAGGAACGTATCTCACGTTTGTTCCAAATGCACTCTAACAAACAGAATCCGAAAGAATTCATTGGATGTGGAGACATCGGTGCTGGAGTTGGTTTTAAGGATATTCGCACGGGCGACACGCTTTGTGAAGAAAGCAAACCCATTGTTTTGGAATCGATGGATTTCCCTGATCCGGTTATCGGTATTGCTGTAGAGCCTAAGACCCAGAAAGATTTGGATAAACTCTCCGTTGGTTTGGCTAAACTGGCAGAAGAAGACCCTACATTTACGGTTAAGACGGATGAAGAAACCGGTCAGACGGTTATTTCCGGAATGGGAGAACTTCACCTGGAAATCATTATCGACCGGTTGAAACGTGAGTTTAAAGTCGAAGCCAATCAAGGGCGTCCGCAAGTTTCTTATAAAGAGGCTATTACTAAGCCGGTTGAGTTGCGTGAGGTTTACAAGAAGCAGACTGGGGGGCGCGGTAAATTTGCCGACATCATCGTACGGGTAGAACCGGCCGATGCAGATTTCGAAGGGGAACTGCAATTTATCGATGAGGTAAAAGGCGGAAATATCCCCAAAGAGTATATACCGTCTATCCAGAAGGGTTTTGCACGCGCCATGAAGAACGGTGTTCTCGCCGGTTATGCGTTGGACAAGCTGAAAGTTACGGTAATTGATGGTTCTTACCATCCGGTAGACTCCGATCAGTTGTCATTCGAAATATGTGCTATTCAGGCATTCAGAAGTGCCAGCGAAAAAGCCGGTCCTGTTTTAAAAGAGCCGATCATGAAGGTGGAAGTAGTAACTCCAGAGGAAAGTATGGGGGATGTGATTTCCGATCTGAACAAGCGGCGCGGACAAATCGAAGGCATGGAATCGAACCGGTCGGGTGCACGCATTGTAAAGGCAAAAACTCCGCTTTCGGAAATGTTCGGATATGTAACTTCATTGCGGACCATTACTTCGGGAAGAGCAACCTCCACAATGTCTTTCGACCATTTTGAGGAAGTTTCTCCCTCGATTGCAAGACAAGTGCTGACGGAAGTAAAAGGTCGTGTTGATTTGATTAAATAA
- the rplB gene encoding 50S ribosomal protein L2 gives MAIRKLKPTTPGQRHKIIGSFENITASEPEKSLVVGKTSTGGRNHRGKMTIGYIGGGHKKRFRFIDFKRTKDGVPAVVKSIEYDPNRSARIALLYYADGEKTYILAPNGLEVGTTVMSGPEAAPEVGNTLPLANIPLGTVIHNVELRPGQGAKMVRSAGTFAQLVSREDKYAIIKMPSGEVRKILATCKATIGSVGNSDHALQQSGKAGRSRWLGRRPHTRGVVKNPVDHPMGGGEGRASGGHPRSPKGIYSKGLKTRAPKKHSSKYIVERRKKK, from the coding sequence ATGGCAATACGTAAACTAAAGCCCACAACACCGGGGCAAAGACACAAGATTATCGGTTCTTTTGAAAATATCACTGCATCAGAACCGGAAAAATCTCTTGTAGTTGGTAAAACAAGTACAGGTGGACGCAACCATCGCGGGAAAATGACGATAGGTTACATTGGTGGCGGACACAAAAAACGTTTTCGTTTTATTGATTTCAAGAGAACAAAAGACGGAGTTCCTGCCGTTGTAAAAAGCATTGAATACGATCCCAATCGTTCTGCACGCATCGCGTTGCTTTATTATGCCGATGGAGAAAAAACGTATATCCTTGCTCCCAACGGATTAGAAGTTGGAACCACAGTGATGTCGGGACCGGAAGCTGCTCCCGAAGTTGGCAATACACTGCCTTTGGCAAACATACCCCTTGGTACGGTGATTCATAACGTTGAGTTGCGCCCGGGACAAGGTGCAAAAATGGTGCGTTCGGCCGGAACATTCGCTCAGTTGGTTTCGCGTGAAGATAAATACGCGATTATCAAAATGCCTTCAGGTGAAGTTCGTAAAATTCTTGCTACATGTAAAGCTACTATAGGAAGTGTTGGTAATTCAGACCATGCTCTGCAACAATCAGGTAAAGCCGGTCGTTCAAGATGGCTTGGACGTCGTCCACACACACGCGGGGTTGTTAAAAACCCGGTTGACCACCCCATGGGTGGTGGTGAGGGCCGCGCGTCGGGAGGTCATCCACGTTCGCCCAAAGGTATTTATTCAAAGGGCTTGAAAACAAGAGCTCCGAAAAAGCATTCTTCTAAATACATCGTAGAAAGAAGAAAGAAAAAATAA